Proteins co-encoded in one Marmota flaviventris isolate mMarFla1 chromosome 9, mMarFla1.hap1, whole genome shotgun sequence genomic window:
- the Rps13 gene encoding small ribosomal subunit protein uS15 gives MGRMHAPGKGLSQSALPYRRSVPTWLKLTSDDVKEQIYKLAKKGLTPSQIGVILRDSHGVAQVRFVTGNKILRILKSKGLAPDLPEDLYHLIKKAVAVRKHLERNRKDKDAKFRLILIESRIHRLARYYKTKRVLPPNWKYESSTASALVA, from the exons ATGGGTCGCATGCATGCTCCCGG GAAGGGCCTGTCCCAGTCGGCTCTGCCCTATCGCCGTAGCGTCCCCACC TGGCTGAAGTTGACATCTGACGACGTGAAGGAGCAGATTTACAAACTGGCTAAGAAGGGTCTGACTCCCTCACAGATCG GTGTGATACTGAGAGACTCGCATGGTGTTGCACAAGTACGTTTTGTGACTGGCAATAAGATCTTGAGAATCCTGAAGTCCAAAGGGCTTGCCCCTGATCTTCCTGAGGATCTCTATCATTTAATTAAGAAAGCAGTTGCTGTTCGAAAGCATCTTGAGAGGAATAGAAAG gataaggatgCCAAATTCCGCCTGATTCTGATAGAGAGCCGAATTCACCGATTGGCTCGGTATTATAAGACCAAGCGGGTCCTTCCCCCAAATTGGAAATA tgagTCATCCACAGCCTCTGCCCTAGTGGCataa